Proteins from a genomic interval of Phalacrocorax aristotelis chromosome 3, bGulAri2.1, whole genome shotgun sequence:
- the CCR6 gene encoding C-C chemokine receptor type 6, protein MNFTETRSTDYPYYSDYVFLITQPCSKLEVRNFTKAFLPVAYSLICIIGLVGNVFVVMTFALYERTKSMTDVYLFNMAIADILFVLTLPLWAVNYAADEWIFGDFICKMTRGIYAINFSCGMLLLAFISVDRYIAIVQATKSFTFRARTLAYSKVISLAVWVSSILISSSSFLYNESYSFSTNETKEICDYRFDRMSKSTMLKSLLLCLQVGFGFFIPFIFMIFCYTFIVKSLQQAQNSKRNKAIRVIILIVAVFLACQVPYNIVLLVTAINMGKLDKSCDNDKIMAYVKYTTEALAFLHCCVNPVLYAFIGVKFRSYFVKIMKDLWCMRYKKYNKRSSRTNSDTYHSRQTSEILTDNASSFTI, encoded by the exons ATGAATTTT ACAGAGACTCGTTCCACGGATTATCCGTATTATTCAGACTATGTTTTTCTAATCACGCAACCTTGTTCTAAGTTGGAAGTCAGGAACTTCACGAAAGCATTTCTGCCAGTTGCGTATTCGTTGATTTGTATCATTGGCCTAGTTGGTAACGTCTTTGTAGTGATGACCTTTGCTTTGTATGAAAGAACCAAGTCCATGACAGATGTGTACCTCTTCAACATGGCCATAGCAGACATACTGTTTGTCCTCACTCTCCCACTGTGGGCGGTGAATTACGCTGCCGACGAATGGATTTTTGGtgatttcatttgcaaaatgacCAGAGGTATCTATGCGATCAACTTCAGCTGTGGCATGCTGCTTTTGGCCTTTATCAGCGTGGACCGGTACATCGCTATCGTACAGGCAACGAAGTCATTTACGTTCAGGGCAAGAACGCTCGCATACAGTAAAGTAATTTCTTTGGCCGTGTGGGTATCATCAATTTTAATCTCTAGTTCCTCTTTTCTATACAACGAAAGTTACAGCTTCTCCACCAATGAAACCAAAGAGATTTGTGATTACAGATTTGACAGGATGTCTAAAAGCACGATGCTGAAATCACTGCTGCTGTGTCTACAAGTCGGCTTTGGATTTTTTATACCTTTCATATTCATGATTTTTTGCTATACGTTCATTGTCAAATCCTTACAACAAGCTCAGAattccaaaagaaacaaagcaatccGTGTGATCATACTAATTGTAGCTGTTTTCCTAGCTTGCCAGGTACCTTATAACATCGTTCTTCTCGTGACAGCCATAAATATGGGCAAGTTAGACAAATCTTGTGACAATGACAAGATAATGGCCTATGTGAAATACACCACTGAAGCCTTAGCGTTTTTACACTGTTGTGTGAACCCTGTGCTTTATGCATTTATTGGCGTGaagttcagaagttattttgtGAAGATAATGAAGGACCTATGGTGCATGAGATACAAGAAATACAATAAACGTAGTTCAAGGACAAACTCTGATACTTATCATTCAAGACAGACTAGTGAAATTCTGACTGACAACGCATCTTCTTTTACTATATAA